A genome region from Cryptosporidium parvum Iowa II chromosome 8, whole genome shotgun sequence includes the following:
- a CDS encoding hypothetical protein (paralog within cryptosporidium specific WYLE gene family, within locus of WYLE gene members) has protein sequence MLYLNIFILTLITINLVKGSKLTGYKLEPGIEADNGWQKLILGVNSAHDSSSGDLLLDSRISFVNDYTNFKEATISLNRDVCDENPDIISSSKPSGNFPTHIPLERKSVSSFIRRGISINMSNSDYNSNIQYPRVKHFKYTLPELVFEPYQRLMSFAIEICMIPSIWYLEIIHCMHMGMAPFFTGMLMSYSLQDIIGASIMSLGYKNEKFSIYNCKNSVSIVADNQISLYYDEICEKVEACIISRPFSNGPFSKLRTELQERIDRSYKLIKPLNSFLDPKAFARFAILTTISNIQNNKFLSSISAERNFLVIRSMLSSLGYYALSSTAKLQFVSEISVAKFFSVMIPMWLSMKISRYKKRCVQQIAAFSKTNIKSYELLTYFCQEVISSGFIYENNDKPYIKLERTDSLYPQRVLHTHYPHFIPNISERKLYTEYDNSWAVSVTDAFKVPSIMEKPNEGFSKIYYSRKYKKTRRKATHGQDIGPFGKNNNRTLRQKFRSQLTKVFFSKKTRNYFEIMNKVRE, from the coding sequence ATGCTTTaccttaatatttttattttaaccCTTATAACTATTAATTTGGTCAAAGGATCCAAGTTGACCGGCTATAAATTAGAGCCTGGGATAGAGGCAGACAATGGATGgcaaaaattaattttgggCGTAAATTCTGCTCATGATAGTTCTTCCGGAGATTTACTTTTAGATTCTAGAATCTCTTTCGTGAATGATTACACAAATTTTAAGGAAGCTAcaatatctttaaataGGGATGTTTGTGACGAAAATCCGGATATAATTAGTTCCTCAAAGCCCTCAGGCAACTTTCCAACGCACATTCCATTAGAAAGAAAATCTGTTTCAAGCTTTATTAGAAGAggaatttcaataaatatgaGTAATTCAGATTACAACTCGAATATTCAGTACCCAAGAGTCAAACATTTCAAGTATACATTACCCGAGCTTGTATTTGAGCCCTACCAGCGATTAATGAGCTTTGCGATAGAAATATGTATGATTCCATCTATTTGGTATTTAGAAATCATTCACTGTATGCATATGGGCATGGCTCCATTCTTTACAGGTATGCTCATGAGCTATAGTTTACAAGATATTATAGGCGCATCAATAATGTCATTGGGATACaagaatgaaaaatttTCCATTTATAACTGCAAGAATTCAGTATCTATTGTTGCAGATAACCAAATATCTCTATATTATGATGAAATATGTGAGAAAGTTGAAGCTTGTATCATTTCAAGGCCATTCAGTAATGGGCCTTTTTCAAAGTTAAGAACTGAACTTCAAGAAAGAATAGATAGATCatacaaattaattaagCCATTAAATAGTTTTTTAGACCCTAAAGCTTTTGCAAGGTTTGCAATATTAACAACCATTTcgaatattcaaaataacaAGTTTCTATCAAGTATTTCTGCAGAAAGAAATTTCCTTGTAATTAGATCGATGCTTTCATCTTTGGGGTATTATGCTCTTTCTAGTACTGCCAAACTGCAATTCGTATCTGAGATTTCTGTTGCAAAATTTTTTTCGGTTATGATACCAATGTGGCTTTCAATGAAAATATCGAGATATAAGAAAAGGTGCGTACAGCAGATTGCTGCGTTttcaaaaacaaatataaaatcGTATGAATTACTTACATACTTTTGTCAAGAGGTGATTTCATCTGGATTTATTTATGAAAATAACGATAAACCTTACATTAAATTGGAAAGGACGGATTCACTTTATCCTCAAAGAGTATTGCACACTCATTATCCTCattttattccaaatatttctgaaaGAAAACTTTACACAGAGTATGATAATTCTTGGGCTGTATCTGTTACCGATGCATTTAAAGTACCTTCTATAATGGAAAAGCCCAATGAAggtttttcaaaaatatattattctagaaaatacaaaaagaCTAGAAGAAAAGCCACCCATGGACAAGATATTGGACCATTTggaaaaaacaataatcGTACATTAAGACAAAAATTTAGAAGCCAGTTAACGAAGGTTTTTTTCTCAAAGAAGACTAGAAACTACtttgaaataatgaataaagTCAGAGAATGA